A genomic stretch from Amycolatopsis sp. 195334CR includes:
- a CDS encoding ABC transporter substrate-binding protein has product MRSARGKLVLAAGLAFTLAACGTPTGQEGTPGAQNALPGAEEFLTAPCPEPGVKPQSDKELTYWSMWTADEPQGKVLQKAMRCFTEKTGVKVNVEWLGRKGYTTNLVPALNTGTVPDLFDQDVSKVSAAIVQPGGTQSVDDVFAMKVGEGEKTVKDVLAPSSYDFPQNKDAAGANFMVPYEMMASAWWYDRATAGDVRPPSTMAELTALFDKAKADGKAAVAQDGDISFYNMYFYTQLAERFVGAGGLYRAASDRTGQGWLTDPGFRRAAEETAKIPPYFIEGWDAAKFPQVQQRWADGEARFLYVGSWVPSETREYLTKQGGAAKIDYGSFQFPMPEGATHDTVEQMSIGFSIPKAAKHTEAAKAFIAYTLNKDILLGMTVVANNLVPRADLPVPDDLKDIKAAIDDPKKEHVLQYDGLDGLAGGKWATEVFDPLNLDLLKGRVNPQQFVDGLAAKSAEFWAAQGS; this is encoded by the coding sequence ATGAGATCAGCTCGTGGCAAGCTCGTACTCGCGGCGGGACTGGCGTTCACGCTCGCCGCGTGCGGCACGCCGACCGGCCAGGAGGGCACGCCCGGGGCGCAGAACGCGCTGCCCGGCGCCGAGGAGTTCCTCACCGCGCCGTGCCCCGAGCCCGGCGTCAAACCGCAGTCGGACAAGGAACTGACCTACTGGTCGATGTGGACCGCCGACGAGCCGCAGGGCAAGGTGCTGCAGAAGGCGATGCGCTGCTTCACCGAGAAGACCGGGGTCAAGGTCAACGTGGAGTGGCTGGGCCGCAAGGGTTACACCACCAACCTGGTGCCCGCGCTGAACACCGGCACCGTGCCCGACCTGTTCGACCAGGACGTCAGCAAGGTCAGCGCGGCCATCGTGCAGCCGGGCGGCACGCAGAGCGTCGACGACGTGTTCGCGATGAAGGTCGGTGAGGGCGAGAAGACGGTCAAGGACGTGCTGGCGCCCAGCTCGTACGACTTCCCGCAGAACAAGGACGCGGCCGGGGCGAACTTCATGGTGCCCTACGAGATGATGGCCAGCGCCTGGTGGTACGACAGGGCCACCGCCGGCGACGTCCGGCCACCGTCCACAATGGCCGAGCTGACCGCGTTGTTCGACAAGGCGAAGGCCGACGGCAAGGCCGCGGTCGCCCAGGACGGCGACATCTCCTTCTACAACATGTACTTCTACACCCAGCTCGCCGAGCGGTTCGTCGGCGCGGGCGGGCTATACCGGGCCGCGAGCGACCGCACCGGCCAGGGCTGGCTGACCGATCCCGGGTTCCGCCGGGCGGCCGAGGAGACCGCGAAGATCCCGCCGTACTTCATCGAGGGCTGGGACGCGGCGAAGTTCCCGCAGGTGCAGCAGCGCTGGGCCGACGGTGAGGCGCGCTTCCTCTACGTCGGCAGCTGGGTGCCCAGCGAGACGCGCGAGTACCTGACCAAGCAGGGCGGCGCGGCCAAGATCGACTACGGCTCGTTCCAGTTCCCGATGCCCGAGGGCGCCACGCACGACACGGTCGAGCAGATGTCGATCGGCTTCTCCATCCCCAAGGCGGCCAAGCACACCGAGGCGGCGAAGGCGTTCATCGCCTACACGCTGAACAAGGACATCCTGCTGGGCATGACCGTGGTGGCCAACAACCTGGTGCCGCGCGCGGACCTGCCGGTCCCGGACGACCTGAAGGACATCAAGGCCGCCATCGACGACCCGAAGAAGGAGCACGTCCTGCAGTACGACGGGCTCGACGGCCTGGCGGGCGGCAAGTGGGCCACCGAGGTGTTCGACCCGCTCAACCTCGACCTGCTCAAGGGCCGGGTGAACCCCCAGCAGTTCGTCGACGGCCTGGCCGCGAAGTCCGCCGAGTTCTGGGCCGCGCAGGGCTCATGA
- a CDS encoding carbohydrate ABC transporter permease, producing MTTTALPRARRGTDGEHEVRKRRLFWPFVAPALALYLIFLVLPTIATVVLSFTSWAGAGDSPEFSGVTQYTRMWASDSFQYSFRNTLIYVFVGGIGTFVLAFLFTMVLRDMRGGKLVRAILFFPNIVAPVALGMFLGFVFKYQPGKQGLANFLLESVGLSAAKFLDPANVTWAVTAAIMWASSGFYITILMAAVDRIPPYLYEDAELAGASPWQKFRNVTLPLTWDVVGVAGVLWTINALKIFELVFVLAGPGTYSPPNNAWTLGIYVFDRSFGSNGTPDFGAACACAVAMIALVTVLVLLLRRLMRRDAIQF from the coding sequence ATGACCACCACAGCGCTACCGCGGGCCCGGCGCGGCACGGACGGTGAGCACGAGGTGCGCAAGCGCCGGTTGTTCTGGCCGTTCGTCGCGCCGGCGCTCGCGCTGTACCTGATCTTCCTGGTGCTGCCGACGATCGCCACCGTGGTGCTCAGCTTCACCAGCTGGGCCGGGGCTGGCGACAGCCCGGAGTTCTCCGGGGTCACCCAGTACACCCGCATGTGGGCCAGCGACTCGTTCCAGTACTCGTTCCGCAACACGCTGATCTACGTGTTCGTCGGTGGCATCGGCACCTTCGTGCTGGCGTTCCTGTTCACCATGGTGCTGCGGGACATGCGGGGCGGGAAGCTGGTGCGCGCGATCCTGTTCTTCCCGAACATCGTGGCGCCGGTGGCGCTGGGCATGTTCCTCGGCTTCGTGTTCAAGTACCAGCCGGGCAAGCAGGGACTGGCGAACTTCCTGCTGGAGAGCGTCGGGCTGAGCGCGGCGAAGTTCCTCGACCCGGCCAACGTGACCTGGGCGGTCACCGCGGCGATCATGTGGGCGAGTTCGGGGTTCTACATCACCATCCTGATGGCCGCGGTCGACCGCATCCCGCCCTACCTGTACGAGGACGCCGAACTGGCCGGGGCCTCGCCGTGGCAGAAGTTCCGCAACGTCACGCTGCCGCTGACCTGGGACGTGGTGGGCGTGGCCGGGGTGCTGTGGACGATCAACGCGCTGAAGATCTTCGAACTGGTCTTCGTGCTCGCCGGGCCGGGCACGTACTCGCCGCCGAACAACGCCTGGACGCTGGGCATCTACGTGTTCGACCGGTCGTTCGGCTCGAACGGCACCCCGGACTTCGGTGCCGCCTGCGCCTGCGCGGTGGCGATGATCGCACTGGTCACCGTGCTCGTCCTGCTGCTGCGCCGCCTCATGCGCCGCGACGCCATCCAGTTCTAG